A stretch of DNA from Brevibacillus ruminantium:
AGAGCTGGAACAGATGGCGCATATCGGGCGACGGGAGAATCTCGAGGTAAGCTTATTTGTCGGGCCAAGAGGGACGTGGGATATCACGCCGATGACCTGGGCCAGCGCCGGGAAGATCGCCGGACTTCGCTCCCAGGGGATGGATCAGCTTGTCTACGCCATAGAAGACATCAAACGGGCATGCAGGATGGGAATCCGCAGTATACTGGTCGCGGATGAGGGGCTGCTGTGGCTGGTCAACGAGTTCAGGAAAACGGGAGAGCTGCCCGGAGATCTCGTCGTGAAGGTTTCCGTCCAGATGGCGCAGGCAAACCCCGTGTCGATTCGCCTGGTCGAACAAATCGGGGCCGGTACGTACAATGTTCCCACCGACCTGACACTGGCTCGTCTGGCCGCGATCCGGCAAGCCGGCGACATCCCGATCGACATTTATGTGGAAGCGCCGGACGACATCGGCGGGTTCATCCGTCACTATGAAATACCAGAGATCATCCGGGTGGCCGCTCCCGTCTACATCAAATTCGGACTGCGCAATTCACCCAACATCTATCCGTCCGGCACCCATCTGGAAAAAACGTCGATCGATTTGTGCAGAGAAAGGGTCCGCCGCGCCCGAATCGGTCTCGACATGATTCGGCGGTACGCACCGGACTTGAAAACCTCGCAAAAAGGAGCCCCCGGCTTGGCGGTCCCGGCGGTGCCTGTCACAGGAGATCGCGTATGGACGTAGTCACCTTCGGAGAGACAATGGTGTTGTTCAACCCGCTTTCGGCCGGACCCCTCCGCTTTGCCGACCGTTTCGAGAAGACGATCGGAGGAGCGGAATCGAATGTGGCGATCGGCCTCGCACGGCTTGGCCATCAAGTAAGCTGGGTCAGCCGGCTGGGGAGCGACGAGTTTGGGCTGTACATCCGCAACTTTATCCGCGGGGAAGGAGTGGACACGTCACAGGTGGTGTTTGACGATCGCCACCCGACGGCTGTTTTTTTCAAAGAACGGCGGGCCGCTGGGGAGCCGAAAGTCTACTATTACCGCAAAGGTTCGGCTGCCAGCTACCTGGAACCGGGGGACGTTGACGAGGAGCTGATCGCCAAGGCCAAGTTCCTGCATCTGACGGGAATTACCCCGGCGCTTAGCCTGTCTTGCAGGGAAGCTGTGTACCATGCCATCGAAAAAGCGAGAAAACATCGGGTGACCATCGTGTTCGACCCCAATATCCGCTTGAAGCTGTGGAAGCGGGAAGAGGCAAGGGAGGTGCTGATGGATCTCGCGGGCAGAAGCGATATCGTGCTCCCCGGATGGGAGGAGGGAGAGATCCTTACCGGTGAAAGTGAAACGGAGCGAATGGCTGAACGCTTCCTGCAAAATGGCGCCCGGGCCGTCGTCATCAAACTGGGGGAACGCGGAGCTTACCTTGCGACGCCGAATGAACTGGAGTATGTAGCCGGATTCCCGGTCGCCCACGTGATTGACCCGATCGGGGCAGGGGACGGTTTTGCCGCCGGCTTCCTGTCAGGGCTGCTCCGGGGCTGGCCGTACCGGGATGCGGTCCGCTTGGGTAATCGAGTGGGGGCCTGCGCCCTGACGGTAGCCGGAGATGTCGAGGGGTACCCGTACTGGTCGGAGCTCGCGGGGGAGCAGGAACGAATCCTGCGGTGAGAAACGTCACCTCGTCCCTTCGTCGGGCGACGCCGCTGTTGGCATTGGCGGCAAAAGATGATTCAACAGTCCCGATTATATGGTAAGATTACTCCAAATAACTCTGTAATCACTATGTAAAAGGATGGATAGCATGCCGATTATTCAAGCTGTGGAACGCGCGCTGAAAATTCTTGATCTGTTTGACGAGCAGGAGATGGAATTGAAGATCACGGAAATCAGCGAGCGCATGCAGTTGCACAAAAGCACGGTTCATTCCCTGTTGAAAACGCTGCAGGTGCAGGGGTACATCGACCAAAACCCAGAGAACGGTAAATACAGGCTGGGAATGAAGCTATTTGAACGAGGGAACTTCGTCATCCATGGATTGGATATTCGCAAAGTCGCCAAACGGTATCTTGTAGACCTGTCCACGAAAACAGGGCAAACCACCCATCTCGTCATTTTAGACGACAAAGAGGGGGTCTATATCGACAAAGTGGAAGGTCCCATGGCTACAATCCTGTACTCCCGCATCGGCAGGAGGATTCCCGTCCACTCCAGCGGCGTGGGCAAATCGCTTGTCGCCTGGAAAAGTGAAAAAGAACTGCGGCAGATTTTGAATGGCTATCAATACGTCCCACAGACCCCCAAGACGATTACAAATGAACAGGACTTCCTCAGCGAACTGGAGAGGGTGCGACGGCAGGGCTATGCCATAGACAACCAAGAGAACGAGGCGGGAGTTCGATGCATTGCCGCGCCAATCCGGAATCACAGCGGGCAGGTTGTTGCCGCAGTGAGCATATCCACCCTCGTGTCCCGTGTGGATGACCAGGAGCTCGAGCGTTTCGTGCAATTGCTGAAAACCGCTGCTGACGAGATGTCCGGGCAAATGGGCTACGGGATTGGCTTGCAAAATCCGTGACCCGGCCTTTCGGGCATGTCTATATCAGAACGCAATTCTATAATATAAAACAATTTGGAGGTTGACCAATGAGGATCATACGTTTTTTGCGGGATGGCTCTTTCCCGACATTAGCGGCAGTAACTGATGAATCTTTCGTTTACGTGTTGCCACAAAGCGATTTTATGGAGTTAGTCAGGGAGGCGGATGAGCGGAACAGTACCCCGCTGGCTTTGGTCCTGAAAACGATAGCTGACTCACAGCCCATCAAGGGTAAGCTCGAGGAGCTGGAGCTATTGGTGCCATTGGAAGCGGCCGAGGTGTGGGCCTGCGGCGTTACCTATGAAAGAAGCAAGGAAGCCCGAAACTACGAGGCGACGGGCGGGAAGCTGGACAGCACGACCTTTTACGACAAGGTATACGAGGCAAAAAGGCCGGAAATCTTCTTCAAGTCGACCGCTGCCCGTACCGTAGGCCCCAATCAGGATGTATACTTGCGCAGCGATTCGAACTGGCAGATTCCGGAGCCTGAGCTCGGCCTGGTCCTGTCAAGAGATGGAAGGATTGTCGGCTATACCGCGGGCAATGACATGAGCTGCCGGGATATCGAAGGAGAAAATCCGCTTTATCTGCCGCAGGCTAAAATGTGGAGAGGCTCCTGCTCAATTGGTCCTGCCATCCGCTTGGCCGAAACGGTTGACGATCCCTACGCTTTCCGAATCGTTTGCCGCATTTACCGGTCCGGGGAAAAAGTGGTGGAAGGCACGGCGAGCACGGCGCAACTGAAGCGGAAATTCGACGAAATGGTATCCTATCTTTTGCAGGATAACACCATTTTTGACGGCACCGTGCTTTTGACGGGAACGTGCATCGTCCCACCTGATGAGTTTACCTTGGCGGAAGGTGACCGAATCGAGATCGAGATCGAGGGCATCGGTGTATTGGCCAACCCGGTTAAAAGCCAGGCGGCCGGGAGTCTTCCCGTATGAGAAACCTGCAAGGGAAAGTCGCCGTCGTCACCGGGGCTGCTTCAGGGATCGGCGAAGCCATCGCAAAAAGGCTCGGCCGGGACGGGGCGCTCGTCGTGGTGTGCGACCTGGATGAGCGTGGCGGAAGCAGAGTGGTCGCAGATTTGGAGCAGGATGGCGGTCAGGGAGCTTTTTTTCGATTGGATGTCAGCCAGGAGGATCAGGTCGAGGTCGTTTTGCAGGAAATTGCCAATCGATATCAGAAAATTGACATTATGGTGAATAATGCGGGAATCGGCAAGGCGGGAACGGTGCTGGAGCAGACAGAAGCCGAATGGGACGCGATGATGAGTGTCAATGCCAAAGGAGCTTTTTTCGGCTGCAAATACGCCGTGAAGCACATGTTGGCACAAGAAGGCCGAGGCTGCATCGTCAACATCGCGTCGGTGGCCGGTATGGTCGGCGTCTTGAACCGGGCCGGGTATTGCGCGTCAAAAGCGGCGATCATTGGATTGACCAAATCCGTCGCCTCCGACTTTGCCGAACACGGTATCCGCGTAAATGCCGTCTCGCCGGGCACGGTTGATTCTCCCTGGATTCAAAAAATCCTGGATGGACAGCCCGAACCGGAAAAGGCCAGGCTTCAAATGCAGCAAAGGCAACCAATCGGAAGGATGGGAACCCCGCAGGAGATCGCCAATCTGGTTTCTTTTCTGGCGAGCGAGGAGGCTGCCTTCATCACCGGCAGCAATTTCGTGGCGGATGGCGGACTCACAGCCAGATGACGGAAAAGGAGGAGAGGAGCATGGAGAAAAGGTACAAAACAGTGATGATGAAGCCGCAGGACAAAGTGGCGGTCGCCTTGGAGCCTTTGGCCGCGGGAGCGGAGGTTGCTGTCTCTTGTGAGGGCCTTGCCTTCCAAATCACAGTGAGAGATCCGATCGAGTTTGGCCATAAATTTGCCGTCGTCGGAATCGGGAAGGGAGAGGACATTCTCAAGTATGGAGAAGTGATCGGTGTAGCCACCAGGGAGATCCAGGCAGGAGAGCATGTCCACGTCCACAACCTGGAAGGAAAACGAGGGAGGGGGGATCGCAATGGCTATGCAGGATAGCGGAAAGTTCTGGGGGTATCGGAGGGCGGACGGACGAGTCGGCGTACGCAACCATGTACTGATTTTGCCGACGATCACCTGCGCAACACAGGCTGCCAAACAAATCACTGAGCTGGTGAAAGGGACGGTGTCGTTCATTCATCAGCACGGCTGCGCGCAGGTAGGAGTCGATTACGAGCAGACCTTTCGCACATACGTGGGGATGGGAACAAACCCCAACGTGTATGGAGTCGTCGTGCTCGGCCTGGGCTGCGAGACCCACCAGGCAAGAAGCGTGGCGGGAGAGATCGCCAAGACGGGCAAACCGGTGGAGGTTGTCTCGATTCAGGATCACGGAGGAACGCTGTTCACCATCGCCCAAGGGGCAAAAATCGCGGCAAAAATGGTCCAGGACGCCTCGGCGCAAATGCGGGAATTATGCGATTTCAGCGAGTTGATCATCGGGACGGAGTGCGGCGGCTCCGACGCCTGCTCGGGCCTGTCGGCCAATCCGGCGGTCGGTGTCGTGAGCGATATGATTGTCGATCGCGGAGGCACTTCCATTTTGGCGGAAACAACGGAGCTGATTGGCGCGGAGCATTTGCTGGCCGAACGTGCCGTCGACGATCAGGTGGCAAAACGAGTGTATGACGTGATCAAAGCGATGGAGAATCGCGCTTTCATGATGGGAGTGGACATCCGCACAGGCAATCCCAGTCCGGGAAACATCAAGGGAGGTCTAAGCTCTCTCGAGGAAAAGTCGCTCGGAGCAGCCAACAAAGCGGGCAGCAGGCCGCTGCAGGAGCTGATCGATTACGCGCAGGCGCCGAGCAAAAAAGGGTTGGTCTGGATGGATACGCCCGGACATGACATCGAGCAGCTTACAGGCATGGTAGCTGGCGGTGCCCAGGTGGTCCTGTTTACGACCGGAAGGGGCACCCCCACCGGATCGCCGATCGCGCCGGTCATCAAGATTGCGACCAATTCCGCGATTTTTGAAAAAATGGCCGATAACATTGATATCAATGCGGGTACGATCATCGATGGCACCGAAACGATTGTTTCGGTCGGCCAGCGGATCTTCGATGAAGTCGCTCTGGTCGCGACCGGCAAGCTGACCAAGGCGGAGATCCTGGGGCAGCATGACTTTGGCATTTGGCGTATCGGTCCTACGTTCTAAGCGGAGAGAAGAGAGGAGATGGACAAATGACTGTGAAAACGGAAGTAAAAACGTATTTGAATTTCGTCAATGGCGCATGGGTCCCGGCTTTGAACAGACAGGTCGATCCCAGCATCAATCCTGCGAACAAGCAGGAAATCGTAGGGTACGTGCAAAAATCCGGCAGGGAAGACCTCGATCAGGCAGCAGCTGCTGCAAAGCGGGCGCAGCAGGAATGGCGCAGAATGTCCGCGCCGGCGCGGGGCGAGTACCTGTACAAAGTGGCTAACATCCTGGAGAAGCGGCTGGACGAGATTGCCGAGACCATGACCAGGGAGATGGGCAAAACCTTCGCGGAAGCCAAAGGCGAAACGGCTCGAGGAGTCGCCATTCTCCGCTATTACGCGGGAGAAGGGATGCGGAAGGTGGGCGACGTGATTCCCTCGACCGACAGCGAGGGGTTCATGTTCACCACCCGCGCGCCTCTTGGTGTTGTCGGGGTGATCACGCCATGGAATTTTCCGGTTGCAATCCCCATCTGGAAAATGGCTCCCGCCCTCGTCTACGGGAATGCCGTGGTGTTCAAGCCGGCACAAGAGACGGCTGTCACAGCGGCCAAAGTGATCGAGTGCTTTGCTGAAGCGGGTCTGCCGCCCGGCGTGGTCAACTTGGTGACCGGGCCCGGCTCGGTCATCGGCCAGGGTATTATCGAGCACCCCGACATCAGCGGAATCACCTTTACGGGTTCGGACGAAGTGGGCAAACGGGTAGGGCTGGGCGCTTTGGTGCGCGGAGCGAAATACCAGCTGGAGATGGGGGGCAAGAATCCAGTTATCGTTGCAGACGATGCCGATCTGGATCTCGCGGTGGAAGCGACAATCAGCGGCGGTCTTCGCTCGACGGGACAAAAGTGCACGGCGACCAGCCGGGTGATTGTGCAGAACGGAATCTACGACGCGTTCAAAGAAAAATTGTTGGCAAGAGTATCGGCGCTGCAGATTGGAGATGGCATGCGGGAGACGACCTGGATGGGGCCGTGCGCAAGCGAAAGCCAACTGAACACGGTGCTGTCCTACGTCGAAAAAGGGATTGTGGAAGGGGCAACGCTCGTATACGGCGGCCGCAGACTGGTGGAGAACGGCATGGACCAGGGCTTTTTCGTGGAGCCGGCGATCTTTGAAAACGTCACGACCGGCATGAGCATTGCCCAGGAGGAAATCTTCGGTCCCGTACTTGCCCTGATCAGGGTCGACACGCTGGAACAGGCGATCGAGCTGGCCAACGACGTCAAATTCGGACTCAGCGCCTCCATTTTCACGCAGAACATCGGCAACATTCTCTCTTTCATCAACGAAATCGAAGCAGGCCTCGTCCGGATCAACGCGGAGTCCGCCGGAGTGGAGCTTCAGGCTCCGTTTGGCGGCATGAAGCAGTCCAGCTCCCATTCACGCGAGCAGGGTCAAGCGGCCATCGAATTTTTCACCTCGATAAAAACAGTCTTTGTAAAACCATAATCAACAGGAGGAATCGTACATGATAACCGTCGCGTTTCGAAAAGAAAACGGGCTCGCGCTGGGAGTGAAAACGGAAAAAGGCATCCTCGATGTGCAAGCGGCAGTGGAGCAGCACCCGGAATGGAGCGGCGTGCCTGTCAGCGTCTCGGATTTGATTTCAGGAGGAGAAGAAAGCAAACAGGCATTGTCCAGACTGGCTGACGCCGTTTACCACGAAGACGGCTTTTTCCACCAGGAAAACGGGTTGTCATTTGGTCCTTGTGTGCCTGAACCTTCCAAGATTATTTGCGTCGGCCTCAACTATAAAAAGCATGCCGACGAGTGCAACATGGCGCATCCCACCTCGCCGATTCTGTTCAGCAAGTTCAGCAACGCGCTTGCCGGACACGGCGAAGCCGTGCCGCTGCCACCAGCTTCCGAACAAGTCGACTACGAGGCGGAGCTGGCGATTGTGATCGGCAAGCAGGCGAGCCGGGTCACGCGGGAAGAAGCGTTATCGGTTGTGTACGGATATTGCAACGCCAACGATGTATCCGCCCGGGACCTGCAGTTTGCTACTTCGCAGTGGCTGCTCGGCAAAACGTGCGACAAGTTTTGCCCAATCGGACCGTATCTCGTCAGCGCCGATGAAGTGGGAGACCCGGACAATCTGCGCATCCGCGCATTCGTCAACGGAGAAATGCGCCAGAACTCCAGCACGTCGGACATGATCTTCCCTTGCCAGGAAATCATCAGCTACATCTCCCACCACATGACGCTGTATCCGGGAGACGTGATTTTGACAGGAACGCCGGAGGGAGTCATTACCGGATACCCGGTTGAAAAGCGGGTGTGGCTGAAAGAGGGAGACGAGGTGACCGTCGAAATCGAAAAGCTGGGACGATTAACCAATACGTTCGTGCGTTATTGAGTGATGACATAACCGATAAACCGAACTCATTAAGGTGAGATGAACCAAAACACCTTCAAGAAAATGTAACCATGTCATTAAGATGTGGGGACAACTTTGGAGGTGTTTTTTTTATTTCAACGAAAATAGCTTCCCGAATAAAGTGATGTTAAATCCTGTCCAGAAAAATTCCAATCAGATTTTATTTTTATCTACGAGAATCATTCCCACGATATTAGTGATAAATTCAAAAACATAGAATAGAGCATAAAAAATATATTCCAAGGTACCGTACCTCCACTGTTTATTAATAAGTACTACGAAAGGGAGAGAAAAAAGTTCCAGGAATGTGACGTTTTGGGTTCCAAGGTCAGAACTGCTCGTGTTGATAAAATCAATTCTTGTGCTTTGGCCCGGCAATCTCGTAACACTTCTTTCGGAATGTACTTCAATGCCAACCAAATCCCAAGAGGAACGAGAATAATATCGTCTAAATATCCCAGTATCGGGATAAAGTCAGGGATCAAATCGATTGGACTAAAGGCATATGCAACCACGCAAATTGCAAAAAGCTTCGCATACCAAGCCACCCGATGATCTTTGTATGCGAAATAAAGTACAAATGCATCCCGTTTTAATAATCGGGCTTTATCTTT
This window harbors:
- a CDS encoding U32 family peptidase, whose amino-acid sequence is MKHTREMMERLGFPPGDCHDLPSSAKTFPDGAQYRVEIPSVEGPASFEAVVGACETYGVTIHRVSQGSGIMLLTDEELEQMAHIGRRENLEVSLFVGPRGTWDITPMTWASAGKIAGLRSQGMDQLVYAIEDIKRACRMGIRSILVADEGLLWLVNEFRKTGELPGDLVVKVSVQMAQANPVSIRLVEQIGAGTYNVPTDLTLARLAAIRQAGDIPIDIYVEAPDDIGGFIRHYEIPEIIRVAAPVYIKFGLRNSPNIYPSGTHLEKTSIDLCRERVRRARIGLDMIRRYAPDLKTSQKGAPGLAVPAVPVTGDRVWT
- a CDS encoding sugar kinase, which gives rise to MDVVTFGETMVLFNPLSAGPLRFADRFEKTIGGAESNVAIGLARLGHQVSWVSRLGSDEFGLYIRNFIRGEGVDTSQVVFDDRHPTAVFFKERRAAGEPKVYYYRKGSAASYLEPGDVDEELIAKAKFLHLTGITPALSLSCREAVYHAIEKARKHRVTIVFDPNIRLKLWKREEAREVLMDLAGRSDIVLPGWEEGEILTGESETERMAERFLQNGARAVVIKLGERGAYLATPNELEYVAGFPVAHVIDPIGAGDGFAAGFLSGLLRGWPYRDAVRLGNRVGACALTVAGDVEGYPYWSELAGEQERILR
- a CDS encoding IclR family transcriptional regulator is translated as MPIIQAVERALKILDLFDEQEMELKITEISERMQLHKSTVHSLLKTLQVQGYIDQNPENGKYRLGMKLFERGNFVIHGLDIRKVAKRYLVDLSTKTGQTTHLVILDDKEGVYIDKVEGPMATILYSRIGRRIPVHSSGVGKSLVAWKSEKELRQILNGYQYVPQTPKTITNEQDFLSELERVRRQGYAIDNQENEAGVRCIAAPIRNHSGQVVAAVSISTLVSRVDDQELERFVQLLKTAADEMSGQMGYGIGLQNP
- a CDS encoding fumarylacetoacetate hydrolase family protein, whose product is MRIIRFLRDGSFPTLAAVTDESFVYVLPQSDFMELVREADERNSTPLALVLKTIADSQPIKGKLEELELLVPLEAAEVWACGVTYERSKEARNYEATGGKLDSTTFYDKVYEAKRPEIFFKSTAARTVGPNQDVYLRSDSNWQIPEPELGLVLSRDGRIVGYTAGNDMSCRDIEGENPLYLPQAKMWRGSCSIGPAIRLAETVDDPYAFRIVCRIYRSGEKVVEGTASTAQLKRKFDEMVSYLLQDNTIFDGTVLLTGTCIVPPDEFTLAEGDRIEIEIEGIGVLANPVKSQAAGSLPV
- a CDS encoding SDR family NAD(P)-dependent oxidoreductase; translation: MRNLQGKVAVVTGAASGIGEAIAKRLGRDGALVVVCDLDERGGSRVVADLEQDGGQGAFFRLDVSQEDQVEVVLQEIANRYQKIDIMVNNAGIGKAGTVLEQTEAEWDAMMSVNAKGAFFGCKYAVKHMLAQEGRGCIVNIASVAGMVGVLNRAGYCASKAAIIGLTKSVASDFAEHGIRVNAVSPGTVDSPWIQKILDGQPEPEKARLQMQQRQPIGRMGTPQEIANLVSFLASEEAAFITGSNFVADGGLTAR
- a CDS encoding UxaA family hydrolase, with product MEKRYKTVMMKPQDKVAVALEPLAAGAEVAVSCEGLAFQITVRDPIEFGHKFAVVGIGKGEDILKYGEVIGVATREIQAGEHVHVHNLEGKRGRGDRNGYAG
- a CDS encoding UxaA family hydrolase, with amino-acid sequence MAMQDSGKFWGYRRADGRVGVRNHVLILPTITCATQAAKQITELVKGTVSFIHQHGCAQVGVDYEQTFRTYVGMGTNPNVYGVVVLGLGCETHQARSVAGEIAKTGKPVEVVSIQDHGGTLFTIAQGAKIAAKMVQDASAQMRELCDFSELIIGTECGGSDACSGLSANPAVGVVSDMIVDRGGTSILAETTELIGAEHLLAERAVDDQVAKRVYDVIKAMENRAFMMGVDIRTGNPSPGNIKGGLSSLEEKSLGAANKAGSRPLQELIDYAQAPSKKGLVWMDTPGHDIEQLTGMVAGGAQVVLFTTGRGTPTGSPIAPVIKIATNSAIFEKMADNIDINAGTIIDGTETIVSVGQRIFDEVALVATGKLTKAEILGQHDFGIWRIGPTF
- the gucD gene encoding alpha-ketoglutaric semialdehyde dehydrogenase GucD; this translates as MTVKTEVKTYLNFVNGAWVPALNRQVDPSINPANKQEIVGYVQKSGREDLDQAAAAAKRAQQEWRRMSAPARGEYLYKVANILEKRLDEIAETMTREMGKTFAEAKGETARGVAILRYYAGEGMRKVGDVIPSTDSEGFMFTTRAPLGVVGVITPWNFPVAIPIWKMAPALVYGNAVVFKPAQETAVTAAKVIECFAEAGLPPGVVNLVTGPGSVIGQGIIEHPDISGITFTGSDEVGKRVGLGALVRGAKYQLEMGGKNPVIVADDADLDLAVEATISGGLRSTGQKCTATSRVIVQNGIYDAFKEKLLARVSALQIGDGMRETTWMGPCASESQLNTVLSYVEKGIVEGATLVYGGRRLVENGMDQGFFVEPAIFENVTTGMSIAQEEIFGPVLALIRVDTLEQAIELANDVKFGLSASIFTQNIGNILSFINEIEAGLVRINAESAGVELQAPFGGMKQSSSHSREQGQAAIEFFTSIKTVFVKP
- a CDS encoding fumarylacetoacetate hydrolase family protein, whose protein sequence is MITVAFRKENGLALGVKTEKGILDVQAAVEQHPEWSGVPVSVSDLISGGEESKQALSRLADAVYHEDGFFHQENGLSFGPCVPEPSKIICVGLNYKKHADECNMAHPTSPILFSKFSNALAGHGEAVPLPPASEQVDYEAELAIVIGKQASRVTREEALSVVYGYCNANDVSARDLQFATSQWLLGKTCDKFCPIGPYLVSADEVGDPDNLRIRAFVNGEMRQNSSTSDMIFPCQEIISYISHHMTLYPGDVILTGTPEGVITGYPVEKRVWLKEGDEVTVEIEKLGRLTNTFVRY
- a CDS encoding YkvA family protein; translation: MTIVFKDKARLLKRDAFVLYFAYKDHRVAWYAKLFAICVVAYAFSPIDLIPDFIPILGYLDDIILVPLGIWLALKYIPKEVLRDCRAKAQELILSTRAVLTLEPKTSHSWNFFLSLS